The genomic window ATTAAGAACGACTGAAGTCGTTACTACGAACTTAAGAGAACGACTGAAGTCGTTACTACTAACTTAAGAGAACGATAACGACTACAGACGACCTCACCGGACTAGAGTGCTGGGAACGGTGGAAAATCCGTGAAAAATTACCCGGCTTCTGAGGGGAAACCGGGTTAAATTGGAGTGAATTGTGCAAGGGGCGATCGGGTTTTAACGAGGAAGCCATCCGGCACTTAAAATGACCGTTAGGCCCATAAAAATAATCGTCAATGCCCAAGTAATGCGATTGAGAGTGGTTTCTGCACTTTTAGCACTGGTAAACAGTTGAGCTTGTCCTCCAATCCCACCAATTCCATCTCCTTTCGGGCTATGGAGTAGGACTAAAATAATTAAACTGATGGCGGAAAATAGCCAAATGAGTTGGACGAGGGTTGAGATATTCATGGGACAGCGATACCTGGGTAAATCGTTGAAATTGAAGGCTTGTTTATTTACTCTGATTTGTTCTAGGTCATTTGTCAATTTAATTAAAAAATGACTTTGAACAAACCGCAGTGGATAACCCGGCGCTTCCTAGACCGGAATTCGCAGGGGTTCACGAGAGGACTGAAGGTTGAAGACGGGAGACTCAATGGCAGAACGTCCGGTCATTTCCTCCGGTTGAGGCAGTTGTAAAATTTCTAGGAGCGTGGGAGCGATATCGGCTAAACAGGCATCAGTCCGCAGTTTGACTTCAGTCCCATGTCCGGGAATTTTCCGACCTTCTCCTTCTACGAGGATTAAGGGAACTGGATTGGTGGTATGAGCAGTCCAGGGGTTACCTTGTTCATCGATCATATATTCGGCATTGCCGTGATCGGCGATGATTAAGGTGGTGCCTCCGGCTCGACCGATCGCATCCAGCAAGCGCCCCAAACAGCGGTCTACGGTTTGGATCGCGGTAATGGTGGCGTCAATATTGCCCGTATGACCGACCATATCCGGATTAGCGTAGTTAACCACCACCAGGGAGTAAATCCGTTTTTTGACAGCGGCAACCACCACATCGGTGACCGCTTCGGCAGACATTTCCGGCGCTTTGTCATAGGTTGCCACCATCGGGGACTGCACTAATTCCCGGTCCTCCCCCTCGAAGGGTTCCTCTAACCCCCCGTTAAAGAAATAGGTGACATGAGCATACTTTTCGGTTTCTGCCGCTCTCAACTGCCGCAACCCGTGATTGGAGACGACTTCTCCGAAAATATTGCTGAGGTTTTGGGGTTCAAAGGCCACCAAAACGGGGAGTTCTGAATCGTACTGAGTAAAGGTGGCAAAGGAGAGCGGTTCAATTTTCTCCCGCTCAAATCCTCGAAAATTGGGGTCTACAAAGGCGCTGGTGAGTTGTCTGGAGCGATCGGGCCGGAAGTTAAAAAAGATCACCCCATCTCCCGATTCTACGGCTCCCGGTGCAATCCGAACCGGCAGGACAAATTCATCGCTTAGGTCCTGGAGGTAAGATTCTTGTAAATGTTCGATGACCGAACGACCGTCACCGGGTCCATCGGTGGTCATGACTTTATAGGCCATTTCTACCCGATTCCAGCGGTTATCGCGATCCATTGCATAATACCGACCGCTGAGAGTAACGATGCGACCCACGCCAATTTCCTGGGCGGCTGCTTCTATTTTTCTCAGGGCTTCTGCTCCGTCTCTGGGAGAGGTATCCCGGCCATCGGTGATAGCGTGAATACAAACATTCGTCAGACCTTGGGCTTTGGCGAGGCTGAGTAGTCCAATTAAATGATTTTGGTGGGAGTGGACCCCTCCCTCGGAGCAAAGCCCCATGAGATGGAGTTTTCCACCTCTTGCTTTAATTTCTTGGCAAACTTTAACCAGTGCCGGGTTACTTAAGATGGAGCCATCTTCTACTGCATCGGTGATCCGCAGGAGTTCTTGTTTGACAATTCGACCGGCACCGATATTCATGTGACCGACTTCAGAATTGCCCATTTGACCTTCCGGCAGCCCCACTGCTTTCCCGGATGTGCGAATGGTTGTATTCGGATAGGCAGATTGAAGGCTGTCCATCACGGGTGTTTTGGCAGCAGCAATAGCATTTCCTGTGGTTAATTCGCTGACTCCCCAACCATCTAAAATGACTAGCACCACTGGAGAAACAGGCTCTTGTGCCATATTCATTGACCCTTTGATTCGTTATTTCTGTTTAATCATTTGACTGCTCTCCTTCCCACTGCTATGCAATGGAGATGGAGATTCTCCGGATTTCTGAGCCGGAGTTCCTGCTTCATAGCCTGTGGACTCGATTCCGTTACCGGCATCCTTGTCGCTTCGACTCTACAGGTATTTTCTATTCCCCTGTAACCCAGGGTACTAAAAATTCTGCCATCGCAGATCACCCTTTGATTGGAACTCTGGCAATGTCTGGTGGATTTGGGCGAGCCACGTTCAGTTAATGGTTCTATTGTAACGCTTAATCTGTCAGGCAACGTTTGACCGGGTGTTCAGGGCATTGTCTTGGCCATCTGCTCCCCATTTTCGTTCCCCGGTCATCGGGAGTCCAGTGAGGACTGTTCTTAACAATCTGTTACAATCGAGGACAACTTTCTCAAACGCTTACGGGTGGGAAGGATGAAGCCAGAAGAATTGAGGGGATTGTTCTGGCTGGCGATCGCACCCAAGGTGGATCCTTATGACCGGGGTTGAGTTGATGAATGCCCCAAAAAATTCTAATCCTAGATGGGATCGCCACTCCTCAATTCAAGATACGATTCAAGATACGATAGACGTTAATTTTGATAGCACGATTGGTTTGTATGATCTCCCTAAAACAATATTGGTCCCGCCTCCTGGCCCTAGTTTTGGTGATGACGATCGCCTTGGTGGGCTGTTCAGGTAATGGACTGCTCACCGGCGATTATCGCCAAGATACCCTGTCCTTGGTTAATAGTATGAGAACGGCGATCGAACTGCCGGAAGATTCCCCAGAGAAATCCTCGGCCCAAGCCGATGCTCGTCTAAGAATCAACGAATTTTTTGCCCGCTATCGTCGGGACGAGTCCGTGGCGAAGCTGGCCTCATTTACCACCATGCAAACCGCATTGAATGGGTTAGCTGGACATTATAATTCCTATCCCAACCGTCCGGTCCCCAAAAAGTTGAAAGACCGTCTTGAACAGGAGTTTAAACAGGTAGAATCAGCTCTAAGTCGAGGAACTTAACCCAGTAATTTCCCATCCGGGTAAAGATTGCTCAGTTTAGAGTGAGATCCTCTTGTGCGGGTCTTTTTTGGGCGATCGCAACATTGCCCTCGCCCAAAACAATGAGTCAATCTATTAGTCCCCCCTGTTGAGGGGTAAATGTATGATATGGAAGGCTTGGCGCTTAGAGGTCGTTGCCAACTCCAATCTAATCAAAGGCTGGCAATCATGCTGAAAAACTCAGATAGAACTGAACAGTGCTGAGAAACTTCTGCGTGGATTCTGTACGGGTACCTGATGTCTAATCGTCTCAAAAAAATTTTTAAACCTAAAACAGCGATGACGCTTGACTGGCAGCATTTTTATCGCGGTTTCCTGGCAGCGCTTCTCACCGCGATCGTGAGTCCCACATTCTGGAGCCAAGCGGCCCACTCCCAAGTTCAAGGGTCTTGTCTGGCTTCTCCAGCAGATATTGCCGAAAAAGAACAACTGCGCCAAGCCACCCTAGAAGGTGATCAGGCTGCTCGCGATCGCTATCAAGCCTTTCTCGTCAAAGAAGCCGAACGCTTACAGGACTGTCGCAACCAAACTTGGCCCCAAAATCAAGCCCTCTGGTTACGACTGTATCCCTGCGATCTTCAACCCGGAGCCTTAGATGCTCTCATGGATAGAATCGTTAACAAGGGCTACAACCAAGTCTATCTCGAAGCCTTTTATGACGGCCAAGCCCTTCTACCCCAGGCCGAAAATAACACCGTTTGGCCTTCCGTCGTCCGGGTCCCTGGCTATGAAAATGCCGATCTCCTAGCCCAAGGCATCCAAAAAGGCCAAGAACGCGGGCTCAAGGTCTATGCCTGGTTATTCACCATAAATTTTGGCTATAGCTACGCCCAACTGCCGGACCGCCAAGGGGCCCTCGCCCGAAATGGGCAAGGGCAGACCACCCTCACCGCCATGCAGGACCCCAGTTTGCATGAACAGGCTGGTCAAAGCTTTGCCAATCACGCTTTTATCGACCCCTACAGTCCTCAAGCGCGTCAAGACTATGCGGGGGTAATCCGGGAAATCCTCAAGCGCAAACCGGACGGGATGTTATTTGATTATGTCCGCTATCTACGCGGCGTCGGCCCTGCTTCCGTCGTCACCAAGCCCTCGGACCTCTGGATCTACAGTGAAGCATCCCAGCAAACCCTCGTGCAACGGGGTCTTAACCAGAAAGGTCAGGAATTAATCCGGCGCTACGTTACCCAAGGCTCAATTACAGCGAACGATATTGCTGCGGTCGATGCACTCTATCCCAATGAGGCAGAACCCATGTGGCAAGGGCGGAATGTCCCCCCTGGCGCTAAAACAATGGGAACCCCTGGGGAACGTCTGCCCCTCCTGCAATGGCAACTCTGGTATCTTAGTGTCGCTCATGCTGTGCAAGGAATTATTGATTTTGTGCACCTGGCAGTAGACCAAGTTCGACCTCAAGGGATCCCTTCCGGTGCGGTATTTTTCCCCGGGGGTAACCGTCCTGTTGGTCAAGGGGGATTTGATTCGAGGTTACAAGCTTGGGATCGCTTTTTGCCAGAGATGGAATGGCATCCAATGTCTTATGCCAATTGCCAAAAACCTGATTGTATTATGGAAGAAGTTGAGCGGGTTTTAAGCATGGCTCCTGAAGGCACTCAGGTCATCCCAGCTTTAGCGGGCGATTGGGGCGTTTCCGTCACCAATCGCCCGCCTTTAGAAGACCAAATGTATGCCTTACGGCGCTATTCTTCCCGGATTAACTCCGTCAGTCACTTTGCCTATTCTTGGCAAGAACCAGAATCGGACCGCGATCGCAAGTTCTGTCAACTCAATTAAGTTGTAACGAACTTCTTGGCAATCCCCGCCTGACTCCCTCAAAACATAAAAACCCGGTTGTTTAGCTCCGGGTTTTTATGTTTTAAGTGCATCAAATAAAATCAAGCCGCTCCCATGACTCCACTTCACCTTCCTCCCCTCTCCCCAAAGGAAACTACGAGCCTATTACCTAATAATTTATATCTATAAAAATAATTTCACCATCGTGGTCAAAGAGGTGCCTTGAGATTCATCCGTAAATCTCTCCAATTGCCACCCGATTTTTCCTTGATAATCATTGAGAATCGTTAAATAACCCAAGCTTGAATTGCTCCGGTCGTCAGCCTCTGCATTCTTTTCCAACTGTTCCAGATACAACTGTTCAGGGTCGCCGACACTTAATCGTTCAATGAAGGCCCGCAAATCAGCCGCCTGTTGTCCATTTATACCATTCTTGGTCATTAGGATAATCGAATCTTCATATAAATGAATTTGAAGGGTGGTGGGATGGGGCAATGTAGAATCACTAAATTTCATAGCGTTTTCTAACAATTCATTGGCGATATAGTTCACGCTCTCAGCGCTTTCTGCTTTTTTATGACAGGGATTCTCCGGGTTTCCATTTTCTCCAAAAAATGTAGATAAGTAATTAGCTACAAAGTCCGCTGATAAGCCATTATTTCGCCATCGCTTTTTAATAGAAGCCGAACTGGGGGAGAATCCCAGAATTAAATACTCGGTGCCCAGAGGCGGATTTGGAATGAAATCTCCGAATATCTCAATCATAGTATGGGGGTCTGTGTTCATTGAGGGGATGGGACAATATAGAAAAAAACATACCCATTGCTACTCGACAACTCTAAACTCTAAATTACCCTGGTCAGGGAGCCGATTATTCATCTGCTGCCCTCAAAGTGTAGGGGTGGGTTCCATTGTGATCGGACCCCTGAGACTTAAATCTCCCTTGGTCCTGCTGTTCCGGCGGATTCCCCTTCCGATAATAGAATCTATTGATGCCCTACATTCTATTATCTACCTGTAACGACCTCCTGATGGGATCTGCATCCTTTCCCTTTGACAGGATTCCCAGTTAGCAGCTAATCATTGATACAATTTATCTTTGAAAAGTTCCCCAATTGGAAAAATTAATCTACCCTTTGTTATAACACTTGTCTGAAGATTCGGGGTTGCGCCTACCCGCTATGATAGAGCGAGTCTTGACGGAATTGGACCCTCTTTTGATCCGGGGGAGGATCTGGCAACCGATGAGCAATAGGAGGCAAGATGCTCCTACGGATTAATGGTCTTGTCAGCAGGATTAAGACTCACTAAAGAGGCTAATCTATGCTTGATTTCAAGAGGTGCGGGTTGTGCTGATGAGGGGTGAGCCTGGGAAATCTCTTT from Laspinema palackyanum D2c includes these protein-coding regions:
- the secG gene encoding preprotein translocase subunit SecG, with the translated sequence MNISTLVQLIWLFSAISLIILVLLHSPKGDGIGGIGGQAQLFTSAKSAETTLNRITWALTIIFMGLTVILSAGWLPR
- the gpmI gene encoding 2,3-bisphosphoglycerate-independent phosphoglycerate mutase, whose amino-acid sequence is MAQEPVSPVVLVILDGWGVSELTTGNAIAAAKTPVMDSLQSAYPNTTIRTSGKAVGLPEGQMGNSEVGHMNIGAGRIVKQELLRITDAVEDGSILSNPALVKVCQEIKARGGKLHLMGLCSEGGVHSHQNHLIGLLSLAKAQGLTNVCIHAITDGRDTSPRDGAEALRKIEAAAQEIGVGRIVTLSGRYYAMDRDNRWNRVEMAYKVMTTDGPGDGRSVIEHLQESYLQDLSDEFVLPVRIAPGAVESGDGVIFFNFRPDRSRQLTSAFVDPNFRGFEREKIEPLSFATFTQYDSELPVLVAFEPQNLSNIFGEVVSNHGLRQLRAAETEKYAHVTYFFNGGLEEPFEGEDRELVQSPMVATYDKAPEMSAEAVTDVVVAAVKKRIYSLVVVNYANPDMVGHTGNIDATITAIQTVDRCLGRLLDAIGRAGGTTLIIADHGNAEYMIDEQGNPWTAHTTNPVPLILVEGEGRKIPGHGTEVKLRTDACLADIAPTLLEILQLPQPEEMTGRSAIESPVFNLQSSREPLRIPV
- the psb27 gene encoding photosystem II protein Psb27: MISLKQYWSRLLALVLVMTIALVGCSGNGLLTGDYRQDTLSLVNSMRTAIELPEDSPEKSSAQADARLRINEFFARYRRDESVAKLASFTTMQTALNGLAGHYNSYPNRPVPKKLKDRLEQEFKQVESALSRGT
- a CDS encoding slr1658 superfamily regulator; translated protein: MIEIFGDFIPNPPLGTEYLILGFSPSSASIKKRWRNNGLSADFVANYLSTFFGENGNPENPCHKKAESAESVNYIANELLENAMKFSDSTLPHPTTLQIHLYEDSIILMTKNGINGQQAADLRAFIERLSVGDPEQLYLEQLEKNAEADDRSNSSLGYLTILNDYQGKIGWQLERFTDESQGTSLTTMVKLFL